The genomic region AGGGACTTTTTTCGCACATTTCTCCAGCGGCACATTCCATGGCAGGAGGGCCTCCCATTTTTCCAGGGTGTCGGCCTGGGCGATATGCTCCAGCAGATAGCGGATATAGGCATACGGTNNNNNNNNNNNNNNNNNNNNNNNNNNNNNNNNNNNNNNNNNNNNNNNNNNNNNNNNNNNNNNNNNNNNNNNNNNNNNNNNNNNNNNNNNNNNNNNNNNNNGACTTCAAGGATTCGGTGTTGCTGTTCATCCAGCGGTTTGACGTGCCGTTTGACAACAACCTCGCCGAGCGGGCAGTGCGCCCCGTGAAAGTCAAACTCAAGGTGGCGGGCGGATTCCGGGGCTATCGGTGGTGCCGATGCCTTCTGTGTCATCCGTTCCGTTGGGAAACCAACAAGCTGCAGGGACGGAATCCGTTTGAGTCCCTCAGATCGGTTTTGGCATAGACTGAGTAGTTACAAAAATAAAAGAGTTCGTGAGTCGCGCTGGTGCGCGGGAAACGTTGTCCCAAAGCGCCAATCAGAAATTAAGAATTGGTGGTTGCCTAATCTTCCAGCGTTCTCACAATATATCGTGCCAGTCCAATAAAAGATTAAGAATAGGTGATTGCCCAATCTTCCATAGTTTCAGCGATTCTCCGTGCCAAACCCAATAAATCAAGAATTGGTGGTTACCCAATCTTTCAGGGTTTCCACGATATTTCGTGCCAGCCCAATAAAAGGTTAAGAATGGGTAGTTACCCAATCTTCCATAGTTTCAGCGATTCTCCTTACCAACCCAATAAATCAAGAATTGGTGGTTTGCCAATCTTTCGGGGTTTCCACGGTATTTCGTACTAGCCCAATAAAAGATTAAGAGTTGGTGGTTGCCCAATCTTTCATTGTTTTGACGATATGCCATGCCTGCCCGATAATTTATAAAGGTGAGGTAGCGTCTTTTAAAAAATGACATTGATTATTTGATGATATTTCAAGAGCCAACAAGGTTCTCGACGACGGACGCGGTGACAGCCCGCGACTCCGCACAATTGACTCCCCGCCGCGCCCGTCAGATTTGACGTTGGCGTCTCGATAAATATCAATACAACACGTATCTAATTGTAAATTCTCAATAAGGAATAAATATGTCAATAAATAAGATTATTGCTAGACAAGCCGCTTATTACTCGCAGGATGCTGGAGAATGGGCAAATTCAGCATATGCTTCAGAATATCCTGAAATAACTGCATTATTAAATTTGAACTTGCCTAAACATAATCGCTATGCAGTTTGCAACCTGAGAGGCGGTATTGGAAAATCCACACTGACTTTTAATTTAACATATGATACTAATGATATAATAGCTGTCGATACTTGCCCTCAATCAAATTCCACAGCATTCTTTACAAGAGGGCAACCGGCATCAGGCACAACAATATATGATGCACTGCTTCCATATTTATTGCCTCGCATGTCATTCCCATCAAGAATTGCTCAAAAGATTGAACGATTAAATCCTTATTTTAGTGGCAAAAACGCATATTTTGTGCCTTCTTCAGCAAATTTATATGAATTCCCATCCATTATGGAGTCTGCTTTATCTCAAGCTAGATCTATTCCAGGTGAGTCTGATAAAGCGCGGTCACAAATTCTAAATTCATTTAAGGACTTGCTGGACAGAGAAACAAGAAAATATAACATTTCAAAAGTTATTATTGATACATCACCATTTTTCTCTGGTGCTACTCATTTATCATGGCACGCGGTTGATTCATTAATCGTTCCCGTTCGCACAGATCAACAATCTGTGGACTCACTACAATTATTAATTCATTTATTACGTGATCCATCAAGAACTTTTTTAAGAGCACAAGAAAGTTTAGAATTAAGCCAACCTAAAATACAAATGGTTGTTGTTAC from Thiothrix nivea DSM 5205 harbors:
- a CDS encoding ParA family protein — translated: MSINKIIARQAAYYSQDAGEWANSAYASEYPEITALLNLNLPKHNRYAVCNLRGGIGKSTLTFNLTYDTNDIIAVDTCPQSNSTAFFTRGQPASGTTIYDALLPYLLPRMSFPSRIAQKIERLNPYFSGKNAYFVPSSANLYEFPSIMESALSQARSIPGESDKARSQILNSFKDLLDRETRKYNISKVIIDTSPFFSGATHLSWHAVDSLIVPVRTDQQSVDSLQLLIHLLRDPSRTFLRAQESLELSQPKIQMVVVTHCGWSTRAGARNEPNNQTKVYLEKVHSLVANNIDLFTTDDPDNHVVPLDDFLGSGRIASANQIPIKCLEPQQSFTIEGQRVEVNASVEKCQKQLSFITSNIW
- a CDS encoding transposase domain-containing protein, which translates into the protein PYAYIRYLLEHIAQADTLEKWEALLPWNVPLEKCAKKVPFLTRASRAI